In Paenibacillus sp. 1781tsa1, one DNA window encodes the following:
- a CDS encoding sugar ABC transporter permease: MAKKELQPSLKTSHIPAGTSWIGYNLSRMKSQRQLMWMSFPFIAFIAIFAYGPLWGWLMAFQNYRPGIGFMEQDWVGVDHFRTLFTDPTFLRVIRNTLAMSLISLFLGFVGSIGLALLLNELRMILFKRVVQTVSYLPHFLSWIIVTGIVANVLSTETGIVNVLLTKLGLIDAPINFFAEPKYFWGIVGLSSMWKEIGWGTIIYLAAMASINPSLYEAASIDGAGRFRKMFNVTLPSIKPTIIILLIINVGNVLNAGFEIQYLLGNGLVQDVSETIDIFVLKYGINLGNYSLATAAGIFKSVVSLVLIFIANGIAKSLGEERLI; encoded by the coding sequence ATGGCAAAAAAGGAGTTGCAGCCTTCGTTAAAAACCAGTCATATCCCCGCGGGAACAAGCTGGATCGGGTATAACCTGTCCAGAATGAAAAGTCAGCGACAATTAATGTGGATGTCATTTCCGTTTATTGCGTTTATCGCTATTTTTGCGTATGGACCATTATGGGGCTGGTTGATGGCATTTCAGAATTATAGACCGGGCATTGGTTTTATGGAGCAGGATTGGGTGGGAGTGGATCATTTTCGAACGTTATTCACAGACCCTACATTTTTACGTGTCATTCGCAATACGCTGGCGATGAGCCTGATCAGTCTGTTTCTGGGATTTGTCGGTTCGATTGGTCTGGCGCTCTTATTGAATGAACTGCGAATGATATTGTTCAAACGTGTGGTACAGACGGTTTCCTACCTCCCACATTTCCTGTCGTGGATCATCGTAACAGGTATTGTTGCGAATGTATTATCAACGGAAACAGGTATTGTGAATGTGCTGCTGACAAAATTGGGTCTGATTGATGCACCAATCAATTTTTTTGCGGAACCAAAATACTTCTGGGGGATTGTAGGTCTGTCCAGCATGTGGAAGGAAATTGGCTGGGGCACGATTATATATCTGGCGGCCATGGCGTCCATTAATCCGAGCTTGTATGAAGCAGCTTCCATTGACGGAGCTGGCCGCTTTCGCAAAATGTTCAATGTCACGCTTCCAAGCATCAAACCGACCATCATTATCCTGCTTATCATCAACGTTGGTAACGTACTGAACGCAGGTTTTGAGATTCAATACTTGCTTGGAAATGGACTTGTGCAGGATGTGTCCGAGACAATCGACATTTTTGTTTTGAAATACGGAATTAATCTCGGCAACTACTCACTTGCCACCGCCGCAGGCATTTTCAAAAGTGTGGTCAGTCTCGTGCTCATATTTATCGCCAACGGGATTGCCAAGTCTCTTGGTGAAGAGCGGTTGATATGA
- a CDS encoding metalloregulator ArsR/SmtB family transcription factor, producing MNQSIQQFKADFFKALAHPMRIQILELLSEGAKNVNELQSILGSEGSAVSQQLAVLRSKNVVHGIKEGTTVTYSLRDPLIKDLLAVTKQIFDNHLVDAISMLEDIRKES from the coding sequence ATGAATCAGAGCATACAACAGTTTAAAGCGGATTTTTTCAAAGCGTTGGCGCACCCGATGCGGATTCAGATTCTGGAGCTGCTGAGTGAAGGAGCCAAGAACGTGAATGAACTGCAAAGCATTCTGGGATCGGAAGGCTCTGCTGTTTCACAACAACTGGCTGTACTGCGCAGCAAAAACGTTGTCCATGGAATCAAAGAAGGGACAACTGTCACCTATTCGCTGCGTGATCCGCTGATTAAGGACCTGCTGGCAGTTACCAAACAGATTTTTGACAATCATCTGGTCGATGCGATTTCCATGCTGGAAGATATTCGTAAAGAGTCCTGA
- a CDS encoding suppressor of fused domain protein, which yields MSKSSEYSPSGVPILRHKDKNREWQSTSYAKDEWLEQIEKHADQYLGEAESVFHELLSDKVHIDVHVIRPTPERNYYTLYTTGMSALPMNTPEDAQDYEYAELMICLPPDWPLLEEQLEQSDNYWPIRWLKTMARLPHDYDTWLSWGHTVPNGDPAMPFSNNTDMCAFIVLPPLEADEDFLTLDMEDGQTVHFYAILPIYLEELEHKLEYGLDALLDRFEDHHVNEILDVNRVNTCGDVS from the coding sequence ATGTCCAAATCATCCGAATATTCACCCTCCGGCGTTCCTATCCTTCGTCATAAGGATAAGAATCGTGAGTGGCAGTCTACTTCTTATGCCAAAGACGAGTGGCTGGAGCAAATCGAGAAACATGCTGACCAATATCTCGGTGAAGCCGAGTCTGTATTCCATGAGTTGCTATCGGACAAGGTTCATATCGATGTTCATGTGATTCGTCCAACACCAGAACGAAATTATTACACATTGTACACCACAGGCATGAGCGCCTTGCCTATGAACACGCCTGAAGATGCACAGGACTATGAGTACGCAGAGCTGATGATTTGTTTGCCGCCGGATTGGCCTCTATTAGAGGAGCAACTGGAGCAGTCGGACAACTACTGGCCAATCCGCTGGTTAAAAACGATGGCTCGCTTGCCGCATGACTACGATACCTGGCTAAGTTGGGGGCATACGGTGCCGAATGGTGATCCGGCAATGCCATTTTCCAATAACACAGACATGTGTGCCTTTATCGTGCTGCCTCCGCTTGAGGCCGATGAGGATTTCCTAACGCTCGACATGGAAGACGGACAGACTGTGCACTTCTACGCAATCCTCCCCATTTACCTGGAGGAGCTTGAGCACAAGTTAGAATATGGTTTGGACGCTCTGCTAGACCGATTCGAAGATCATCATGTGAACGAAATTTTGGATGTAAACCGGGTCAATACCTGCGGGGATGTTTCATAA
- a CDS encoding extracellular solute-binding protein — protein sequence MMKKDVRKRIKYSALLALILVIALAGCTPGSSSKGETTADGRELKQFSAFFAVPGKIAPDDNRVLKAIEEKTGVRVTMDWLTGQTAKERIGVLIAGGEYPDFIDGSDGTQQLVAAGALVPLEDYIDKYPNIKNYLGEDWKKMKNTTDGHIYFIPQFGNIQEKSMKVTHDGEAFWIQKAVLEWDNYPTIKTLDQYFDLIERYKAAHPTVDGQPTIGFEIISYDWRYFALENPPLFMAGYPNEGAAIVDKETLTAKNYNTIPEAKAYFKKINEAYHQGLVDNETFTANYDQYISKISTGRVLGMVDQGWQFLDAEASLVKQKLYDKTYVPLSITLSEDVKGRYQNNPILNVNGGLAITKSCEDIEGALQYINDLLDPEIEVLRTWGQEGVDYQVDDKGVFSRNEEQRANSKDPDWVLANTGSPLVYFPHHEGMTADGKNALDPKEQPEEYLATLNDIDKKVLKAYGYTKFTDFLEPAEENEPWFPIYTYNFEPNKPETIARQKMDDVKRKWLPKVIMTSPAEFDKAWEEYQATLKESADIKAYEDALTEEVRRRMELWG from the coding sequence ATGATGAAAAAGGATGTTAGAAAAAGAATCAAGTATAGTGCTCTGCTAGCTTTGATACTGGTCATTGCACTCGCTGGATGTACACCGGGATCGTCCTCGAAAGGGGAAACAACAGCAGATGGAAGGGAATTGAAACAATTTTCAGCCTTTTTTGCCGTACCTGGGAAAATTGCGCCTGACGATAATCGGGTGTTAAAAGCTATTGAGGAGAAAACAGGCGTCAGAGTTACGATGGACTGGCTTACGGGCCAAACAGCCAAAGAACGAATTGGTGTGCTCATTGCAGGCGGCGAATATCCCGACTTTATCGATGGGAGTGATGGTACTCAGCAACTGGTAGCGGCAGGGGCGCTAGTACCACTTGAGGATTACATCGATAAATATCCAAACATCAAAAATTACCTGGGTGAAGACTGGAAGAAGATGAAAAATACGACGGATGGACATATCTACTTCATTCCTCAGTTCGGCAATATACAAGAAAAGTCGATGAAAGTAACCCATGATGGAGAAGCGTTCTGGATTCAGAAGGCCGTACTGGAATGGGATAATTATCCGACCATCAAAACACTTGACCAATACTTTGACTTGATTGAACGGTACAAAGCAGCGCATCCGACCGTTGATGGTCAGCCAACCATTGGATTCGAGATTATCTCTTATGACTGGCGTTATTTCGCACTGGAGAACCCTCCGCTCTTCATGGCTGGTTATCCGAACGAAGGCGCAGCCATCGTTGATAAAGAAACGCTGACGGCCAAAAACTATAATACTATTCCCGAAGCGAAAGCATATTTCAAGAAGATCAATGAAGCATATCATCAAGGCCTGGTCGATAACGAAACCTTTACAGCAAACTATGATCAATATATATCCAAAATTTCAACCGGACGTGTGCTGGGTATGGTGGATCAAGGATGGCAGTTCCTTGATGCCGAGGCATCACTCGTGAAGCAAAAATTGTATGACAAAACCTATGTACCGTTGTCCATCACACTCTCCGAGGATGTCAAAGGACGTTATCAGAACAATCCAATCCTTAACGTAAATGGTGGCTTGGCCATTACTAAGAGCTGCGAGGATATTGAAGGGGCACTTCAATATATTAATGATTTGCTGGACCCTGAGATAGAGGTATTGAGAACCTGGGGACAGGAAGGCGTGGATTACCAGGTGGATGACAAAGGCGTGTTCTCCAGAAATGAAGAGCAACGTGCGAATTCCAAAGATCCGGACTGGGTGCTTGCGAATACGGGAAGCCCATTGGTCTATTTCCCGCATCATGAAGGCATGACCGCTGATGGGAAGAATGCTCTTGATCCTAAGGAGCAGCCAGAGGAGTACCTTGCTACATTGAATGACATCGATAAAAAAGTGCTCAAGGCTTATGGATATACGAAGTTTACCGACTTCCTGGAGCCTGCGGAGGAAAATGAACCGTGGTTCCCGATCTATACCTATAATTTCGAACCGAATAAACCGGAGACCATTGCCAGACAGAAGATGGACGATGTTAAACGCAAATGGCTGCCAAAGGTGATTATGACTTCACCAGCCGAATTTGATAAGGCTTGGGAAGAGTATCAAGCCACGCTCAAGGAGAGTGCAGATATTAAAGCGTATGAAGATGCGCTGACGGAAGAAGTTCGCAGACGTATGGAACTGTGGGGATAA
- a CDS encoding sensor histidine kinase has translation MSRKMHCKRIQFLDDWSLKTKLYILFIFCVLVPVLVTNTVFYLSIKGNIEEKEHSRFNEMQQRIKFNLRNSIDNSLYVSNFLYTDGTLNRFMESKYRDQEDYYSAYYDMLSNNNLVRYYYSYQQVNQVTFYVGNDTFVNGGNFIKLDDEVKKSDWYQALMNTSDHIMIYSYFDKQQAEMSQNQGGRKVSIIRKLDYFGEQQVEKVLKVDLDYSFINKSLKNEGANGKVYVVSDGRVIFSNDSEMNQTRQPFNLIANSPIDPVQSMQSIPVVSEDWQIFVSAEKLDVLSEIVNSKLNLTLLIILNLLVPTLLIWLISRSLVIRVDRIAKHLDQVKHEKFEVISGPVGKDEIGSLTHSYNMMVIKIKNLIEIVFKGQVERQALELSKKQAELKALQSQVNPHFMFNTLETIRMRSLIKQELETSDVIHRLALLLRQTINWGDDLITIAQEINFVESYLSIQQYRFGEKLQFAIRITDESIAAMMIPKLTVLTFVENACIHGIEGTANDGVVEVLFEIRSNALYISIRDTGVGMDQDKLSSLRKMMQDPSMDRMSELSSIGMMNAYIRLRMYFDDFVQVHIFSEKGKGTTIGIQIPLMLASQE, from the coding sequence ATGAGCCGCAAGATGCACTGTAAGCGCATTCAGTTTCTGGATGATTGGAGCCTCAAAACGAAGTTGTACATATTGTTCATTTTTTGTGTGCTGGTTCCGGTTCTGGTCACAAATACCGTGTTTTACCTAAGCATCAAAGGTAACATTGAGGAGAAGGAGCATAGCCGATTCAATGAAATGCAGCAAAGGATCAAGTTCAACCTGCGAAACAGTATAGACAATAGCTTGTATGTGTCCAATTTTCTCTATACCGATGGAACGCTGAACCGGTTCATGGAGTCCAAGTATCGCGATCAGGAAGACTATTACTCTGCCTACTATGATATGCTTAGCAACAACAATCTGGTCAGGTACTATTACAGCTACCAGCAGGTGAACCAAGTTACGTTTTATGTTGGAAATGATACCTTCGTCAATGGAGGAAACTTCATTAAGCTGGATGATGAGGTGAAGAAAAGTGATTGGTATCAAGCGCTGATGAACACAAGCGACCATATCATGATCTATTCGTATTTTGACAAGCAGCAGGCAGAGATGTCGCAAAATCAGGGAGGACGCAAAGTCAGCATTATTCGCAAGCTGGATTACTTTGGGGAGCAGCAGGTTGAAAAGGTGTTAAAGGTTGATCTGGACTATTCTTTCATCAACAAATCGCTTAAAAATGAGGGAGCGAACGGGAAGGTATATGTCGTTTCGGATGGCAGGGTCATTTTCTCGAACGATTCCGAAATGAATCAGACGCGCCAGCCATTTAATCTGATTGCGAACAGTCCAATTGATCCTGTTCAATCCATGCAATCGATTCCCGTCGTATCCGAGGATTGGCAGATTTTCGTCAGCGCGGAGAAATTGGACGTTCTGTCGGAGATTGTTAATTCCAAGCTTAATTTGACGTTGCTGATCATTCTTAATCTGTTGGTGCCCACACTGCTGATCTGGTTGATATCCAGATCACTGGTCATCAGAGTTGATCGGATAGCGAAGCACCTGGATCAAGTGAAGCATGAGAAATTTGAAGTGATATCGGGACCTGTGGGCAAGGACGAGATCGGTAGCCTGACCCATAGTTATAACATGATGGTCATCAAGATCAAGAACTTGATTGAAATTGTGTTTAAGGGTCAAGTGGAGCGGCAAGCCCTTGAGCTCTCCAAGAAGCAGGCGGAGCTGAAAGCCCTTCAGAGTCAGGTGAATCCCCATTTCATGTTCAACACGCTTGAAACGATCCGTATGCGGAGTTTAATCAAGCAAGAGCTTGAGACCTCCGATGTCATTCATAGACTGGCACTGCTGCTGCGTCAGACGATCAATTGGGGCGACGATCTGATTACCATCGCACAAGAAATCAATTTCGTGGAAAGTTATCTGAGTATTCAGCAGTATCGCTTTGGCGAAAAGCTGCAATTTGCAATCAGGATCACTGACGAATCCATTGCTGCGATGATGATACCCAAACTAACCGTTCTCACCTTTGTGGAGAATGCTTGTATCCATGGCATTGAAGGGACAGCAAATGATGGGGTCGTGGAGGTATTATTCGAAATTCGAAGTAATGCGCTCTACATTTCCATTCGAGACACCGGCGTCGGTATGGATCAGGACAAGCTGTCCTCGCTCCGCAAAATGATGCAAGACCCGAGTATGGATCGGATGAGCGAGCTTAGCAGCATTGGCATGATGAATGCATATATTCGGCTGCGGATGTATTTTGATGATTTCGTTCAGGTGCACATATTCAGTGAAAAGGGGAAGGGCACAACGATTGGCATTCAAATTCCTCTTATGCTGGCATCCCAAGAATAA
- a CDS encoding glycoside hydrolase family 43 protein gives MKNANQSEQCTFNNPIMPGFYPDPSVCRVGEDFYLVTSTFAYFPGVPIFQSRDLAHWKQIGNVLDRPSQLNLQGAGHSQGIFAPTLRYHEGTFYMITTNVSHGGNFVVTATDPAGPWSDPYFIEGAEGIDPTIFFDDGKAYYLGTRPCSNGVRYNGNWEVWLRELDLTTMKLVGDSYVLWRGAMVDVIWPEGPHLYKIDEYYYLLIAEGGTGPNHAVTVARSQSLTEGYVGNPNNPIITHRHLGKRYPIVNVGHADLVQAANGQWFMVMLASRPYGGSFSNLGRETFLASVVWEDGWPVVNEGRGILEEQGTLNLPAAPVAPDLRCENFDTDHLGLQWMFLRNPQEDLYSLTERKGYLRLKLKPQTLKELKNSSFVCVRQRHMDYVVATAMEFVPQQEHETAGLVVIQNDQYHVRIERALEGEQQVLRVMTWFGGEESQVAQVVLEGDVPRVSMKMAALGQQLSFYYCTDGSEYHLVADRVDTTSLSTEVAGGFVGCCIGMFSSSNGKLSDQAADFDWFEYGSY, from the coding sequence ATGAAAAATGCAAATCAAAGCGAACAATGCACGTTTAACAATCCGATCATGCCCGGGTTTTATCCAGATCCGTCCGTCTGTCGGGTGGGTGAAGATTTTTATTTGGTGACCTCGACATTTGCCTATTTTCCTGGGGTTCCGATCTTTCAGAGCCGTGATCTTGCACATTGGAAACAGATTGGCAATGTACTGGATCGCCCTTCGCAATTAAATCTTCAGGGAGCAGGACATTCACAAGGAATATTCGCTCCAACGCTTCGGTATCATGAAGGTACCTTCTATATGATTACAACCAACGTATCACATGGCGGCAATTTTGTTGTAACCGCTACCGACCCGGCTGGGCCATGGTCTGATCCTTATTTTATCGAAGGCGCAGAAGGAATAGACCCTACGATTTTCTTCGATGACGGCAAAGCGTATTACCTGGGTACACGTCCTTGTTCTAACGGAGTTCGTTATAACGGGAACTGGGAAGTTTGGCTTAGGGAGCTTGATCTGACCACCATGAAACTGGTAGGGGACAGTTACGTGCTCTGGCGTGGGGCCATGGTTGATGTGATTTGGCCTGAAGGACCGCATCTGTATAAGATCGATGAATATTACTATTTATTGATTGCAGAGGGAGGCACAGGGCCAAACCATGCCGTGACCGTTGCGCGTAGCCAAAGTTTAACCGAAGGGTACGTCGGGAATCCGAATAATCCAATCATTACGCATCGCCATCTGGGCAAGCGCTACCCTATTGTTAATGTAGGACATGCTGACTTGGTGCAGGCTGCTAACGGTCAATGGTTCATGGTTATGCTTGCTTCGCGCCCATATGGGGGGAGCTTTAGCAATCTGGGACGGGAGACGTTTCTTGCTTCTGTCGTTTGGGAGGACGGATGGCCTGTTGTCAATGAGGGCCGCGGAATCCTGGAGGAGCAGGGTACGCTGAATCTGCCAGCAGCACCAGTGGCACCGGATTTGCGCTGTGAAAACTTTGATACCGATCATTTGGGCTTGCAATGGATGTTTTTACGCAATCCTCAGGAAGACCTGTATTCCTTGACTGAACGCAAAGGTTATCTGCGTTTGAAGCTGAAACCACAAACATTGAAGGAACTCAAGAACTCCAGCTTTGTCTGTGTGCGTCAGAGACATATGGATTATGTAGTAGCAACGGCGATGGAATTTGTGCCGCAGCAAGAGCATGAGACGGCGGGTCTGGTCGTTATTCAGAATGACCAGTATCATGTGCGGATTGAACGTGCACTTGAAGGAGAGCAGCAGGTGCTGCGTGTCATGACATGGTTTGGCGGAGAGGAATCACAGGTTGCTCAAGTTGTGTTGGAAGGGGATGTTCCACGGGTATCCATGAAGATGGCTGCACTTGGACAGCAGCTCAGCTTCTATTACTGCACAGATGGAAGTGAGTACCATCTAGTTGCAGACCGAGTGGATACGACCAGCTTGAGCACGGAAGTGGCTGGCGGTTTTGTTGGGTGCTGTATTGGCATGTTCAGCAGCAGTAATGGTAAATTGTCTGACCAGGCAGCTGACTTTGACTGGTTTGAATATGGTTCGTACTAA
- a CDS encoding GNAT family N-acetyltransferase, whose protein sequence is MYSYKMLDKISTETLHQAFVDAFSDYQVKMDLPFWKFQQMLQRRGYHPEISMGAFKDGIMVGFVINGLRSWNGKATAYDLGTGVVQECRRQGVTSHLLLNIRKLLKEKNIAQYLLEVIQSNESAAQLYSKQNFKIQREFSCFQLEKDKFIPKTTCAVECVERIDLEQFKEFWDVEPSWQNSIDSIYAVPEVFSYVVARQDDKIVGYGIIDQKTGDIPQLAVNPNYRGKGIASSILTEMVKRTESPIISVLNVESHLKPMGDFLLVKSGFTYHVGQYEMLLKL, encoded by the coding sequence ATGTACAGTTATAAAATGTTGGACAAGATAAGCACGGAAACACTTCACCAAGCGTTTGTAGATGCGTTCTCCGACTATCAGGTTAAAATGGATCTGCCCTTTTGGAAGTTTCAACAAATGCTCCAACGAAGAGGGTATCACCCCGAAATATCTATGGGAGCCTTTAAGGATGGGATAATGGTCGGATTTGTTATCAATGGACTTCGAAGCTGGAATGGAAAGGCAACTGCATATGACCTTGGGACAGGCGTTGTACAAGAATGCAGACGGCAGGGCGTTACAAGCCATCTGCTCTTGAATATTCGAAAACTGCTAAAAGAAAAAAATATAGCGCAATATCTGCTGGAAGTCATCCAATCCAACGAATCTGCAGCTCAGCTTTATAGTAAACAAAACTTCAAAATTCAAAGGGAATTCTCATGTTTCCAGCTGGAAAAAGATAAATTCATACCGAAAACGACCTGCGCGGTGGAATGTGTGGAGAGAATTGATTTGGAGCAGTTTAAGGAATTTTGGGATGTGGAGCCCTCCTGGCAAAATTCAATAGATTCCATCTACGCTGTACCAGAAGTTTTTAGCTATGTAGTTGCACGTCAGGATGACAAAATTGTTGGCTATGGCATTATAGATCAAAAAACAGGTGATATTCCACAGCTTGCAGTGAACCCAAATTACCGGGGCAAAGGTATTGCAAGCAGCATCCTGACAGAGATGGTCAAGCGCACAGAATCGCCAATAATCAGTGTCCTCAATGTGGAATCTCATCTCAAACCGATGGGAGATTTCCTCCTGGTCAAATCAGGTTTTACGTATCATGTTGGCCAGTATGAAATGCTCCTGAAATTATAA
- a CDS encoding response regulator transcription factor: MINVLIVDDEPFIRQGLQLLIDWQSYGFQICGQASNGKQALEAIRAVQPDLVISDIKMPEMDGMQLAQTLYEQYNGDIKLILLSGFYEFGYAKQAIKYQVNDYILKPIVKTELIQVLEEFREAFHARTEEKRYQQKKDQMIMAQHMQSILLGVAEEEAVTSLQSHYQDAGTMRCILIEVEGVPEQGTDWCARVEAWVGEPLPGQILKPFTGDKNAILLIVTDSMVKRKAAALEHYLTQLHTELSRDQGAVVACYVGKEVQGLEALHESYQSCGIMKSLRFFTTCGPIYYFELMDTNLFVNRPGQFEKQLFDGLVKSIEEQQTDELYSHAKAIFQYFLDERIEPAIVRIHLHYLAYNLLDLVNNDTVTPDSGLMESAFLKVNYAMLSMEENIEHLCEFSLMCAEELKEQQKSKGMGILAKIEAFIHEHYRENISLKLLGEQFYMNSAYLGQIFKKHYSISFSDYLNQLRIEEAARLLRRTDQRVYEIATMVGYRDSDYFISRFEKLMGETPAQYRKSAHAAYSLDSTSCTP; the protein is encoded by the coding sequence ATGATCAACGTGCTGATTGTGGACGATGAGCCATTTATTCGCCAAGGACTTCAATTGTTAATTGATTGGCAGTCTTACGGTTTCCAGATTTGTGGTCAGGCTTCCAATGGCAAGCAGGCATTGGAAGCCATACGCGCTGTGCAGCCTGATCTGGTCATTTCCGACATCAAGATGCCGGAAATGGACGGCATGCAGCTTGCTCAAACCTTGTATGAGCAATATAACGGTGATATCAAGCTGATTCTGCTTAGTGGATTCTATGAGTTTGGATATGCCAAGCAGGCAATTAAATATCAGGTGAATGACTACATTCTCAAGCCTATCGTGAAGACAGAACTGATACAGGTGCTTGAGGAGTTTAGGGAGGCATTTCACGCACGGACAGAAGAGAAGCGTTATCAGCAAAAAAAGGATCAAATGATTATGGCCCAGCATATGCAGTCAATCTTGCTTGGGGTGGCTGAGGAGGAGGCTGTTACGAGTCTGCAGTCCCACTATCAAGATGCTGGAACAATGCGTTGCATTCTGATTGAGGTGGAAGGCGTTCCAGAACAGGGAACGGATTGGTGCGCTCGGGTTGAGGCATGGGTGGGTGAGCCCTTACCGGGGCAAATTTTGAAGCCGTTCACAGGTGATAAAAATGCGATTCTGCTCATTGTTACGGATTCGATGGTGAAACGTAAGGCAGCGGCCTTGGAGCACTATTTGACCCAACTACATACCGAGCTGAGCCGCGATCAAGGGGCGGTGGTTGCTTGTTATGTCGGGAAGGAAGTACAGGGGTTGGAGGCGCTGCATGAGTCTTATCAATCCTGCGGCATAATGAAAAGCTTACGTTTCTTCACCACGTGTGGGCCCATTTATTATTTCGAGCTTATGGATACGAACTTATTTGTTAATCGGCCTGGTCAATTCGAAAAACAATTGTTTGATGGGCTCGTCAAGTCTATCGAGGAACAGCAGACGGATGAGCTATACAGCCATGCAAAGGCCATTTTTCAATATTTTCTGGATGAGCGAATCGAGCCTGCTATTGTCCGAATCCACTTGCACTATTTGGCATACAATTTGCTGGATCTTGTGAATAACGATACGGTCACTCCAGATTCCGGGCTGATGGAATCGGCTTTTCTGAAGGTGAACTACGCGATGTTATCCATGGAGGAAAACATTGAACATTTATGTGAGTTCTCGCTTATGTGCGCAGAGGAGCTGAAGGAGCAGCAAAAGTCGAAAGGGATGGGCATATTAGCCAAAATTGAGGCCTTCATTCACGAGCATTACAGAGAGAATATCAGCCTGAAGCTGCTGGGAGAGCAGTTCTACATGAACAGCGCATATCTGGGACAGATTTTCAAAAAGCATTACTCGATCAGCTTCAGTGATTATTTGAATCAATTGCGAATAGAGGAGGCCGCGCGGCTGTTGCGCAGAACAGATCAAAGAGTATACGAGATTGCAACAATGGTGGGATATCGGGACTCCGATTATTTTATTAGCCGGTTCGAGAAACTCATGGGGGAGACGCCTGCACAATATCGTAAAAGTGCCCATGCTGCGTACTCTCTTGATTCAACATCCTGCACTCCTTGA
- a CDS encoding carbohydrate ABC transporter permease, with amino-acid sequence MKRFRRRRSLGDSIFSIMNGIFMLLVMVVTLYPFLNTIAVSFNNGLDTIRGGIYLWPREWTLQNYVSVFQNPNLTQAAFVSVARTVVGTVVQLFCTAMLAYVLSRKEYMFNKLVTTLFVVTMYFSGGLIPGYMLIKQVGLLNSFWVYIIPGLIGVFNMIVIRTYIQGLSEGLIESAKMDGAGDFRIFMRIVLPLSKPVLATVALFIAVGQWNSWFDSMLYTAGNRNLTTLQYELMKLLSSATSQGGTVNVDSYKNVTNMVTPVSIRAAITVVTAMPIVLLYPFLQKYFVTGLTIGGVKE; translated from the coding sequence GTGAAGCGATTTCGTAGAAGACGAAGCTTGGGTGATTCAATTTTTTCCATCATGAATGGCATATTTATGTTGCTTGTCATGGTTGTTACGTTATATCCTTTTTTAAACACCATTGCCGTATCTTTCAATAATGGGTTGGATACGATCCGCGGAGGGATCTATCTCTGGCCGAGGGAATGGACGCTGCAAAATTACGTCTCCGTATTCCAGAATCCGAATCTGACACAAGCTGCATTTGTTTCGGTTGCCCGAACCGTGGTTGGAACAGTTGTGCAACTGTTCTGTACCGCGATGTTGGCCTATGTGCTGAGCCGCAAGGAGTATATGTTTAACAAATTGGTCACGACGCTGTTCGTAGTAACGATGTATTTCAGCGGAGGCTTAATTCCGGGATACATGCTGATCAAACAAGTGGGGCTGCTAAACAGCTTCTGGGTATACATTATTCCCGGATTGATCGGGGTGTTCAACATGATCGTCATTCGTACCTACATTCAGGGACTCTCGGAGGGATTGATAGAATCCGCGAAAATGGATGGAGCCGGAGATTTTCGGATTTTCATGCGCATCGTGCTTCCGCTGTCCAAGCCGGTGCTGGCTACAGTCGCTCTGTTTATTGCTGTAGGTCAATGGAACTCCTGGTTTGACTCCATGTTGTACACGGCGGGTAATCGGAATTTGACCACTTTGCAGTATGAGCTGATGAAATTATTATCCTCTGCGACCTCACAGGGCGGAACGGTTAACGTGGATTCATACAAAAATGTAACCAACATGGTAACTCCTGTCTCCATTCGGGCAGCGATCACGGTTGTGACGGCAATGCCGATCGTTTTACTGTATCCGTTCTTGCAAAAATACTTTGTCACTGGACTCACCATTGGAGGGGTAAAAGAATGA